The genomic interval AATCCCACGCCTGGCTTCGAACATCCAAACCTACTGGGTCGGTGAATCGACCGCCCCGACGCAGTCCAATCCCACGTTGGACCAGGTGACGCTTGCCGCGAAGACGCTCGGCGCTTACACGCTGATCACTCGTCGCATGCGACACCAGACCAGCCTCGACGTCGAGAACATGATCCGCCGAAACATGCTGTGGTTCATGGCCCTGGGGATCGATAACGGCGGTCTCAACGGGACTGGTTCGAGCAATCAGCCCACCGGCCTGTTCGCGAACAGCTCGATTGCCACGGTCCCGCTGGGGACGAACGGAACCGATCCAACCTGGGTCTCGGTTGTCGCGATGGAATCCGCCATCAACGACGCGAATGCCATGGGCCAGAACATGGGCTACCTGACCAGCCAGGTCGGTAAGGGCAAGATGAAGACGGTGACCAAGATCGCCAGCTCGCAGTACTCAGGATTCCTCTGGGAAGCGGACAACACGATCAACGGCTACCAGGCGAAGTCGTCCACCTTGATCAGCAAGACGTTGACGAAAGGCAGCGGCACCAACCTGACGGCCATGCTGTTCGGCAACTGGGCGAGCATGCTGATCGGCTTGTGGGGCGGAATCGACATCATCGTCGACCCGTACTCGAACAGCACCGCAGGCGATCTGAAAGTG from Schlesneria paludicola DSM 18645 carries:
- a CDS encoding phage major capsid protein codes for the protein AFDKGDPRSKMGGSESRVFDTTAGVGGIPTILDTGRFIDSLKALPILAQLGATFLGDLVGGLAIPRLASNIQTYWVGESTAPTQSNPTLDQVTLAAKTLGAYTLITRRMRHQTSLDVENMIRRNMLWFMALGIDNGGLNGTGSSNQPTGLFANSSIATVPLGTNGTDPTWVSVVAMESAINDANAMGQNMGYLTSQVGKGKMKTVTKIASSQYSGFLWEADNTINGYQAKSSTLISKTLTKGSGTNLTAMLFGNWASMLIGLWGGIDIIVDPYSNSTAGDLKVTMLQDTDIAVQHPESFSKIVDMIRL